TCCTTGGAgaaccattttaaaaataagagaatttCTCTTATGAAACTTGATAAATCTTAAGGGGTATGACTGCATTCACAATCCTTCTTTGCACTGTGATAGCTCTGAAACCTTAAATGAGTGTAGTTGGGTAACTATGTTTAATATAGTCTGATAGCATATAGTTCTTCAGTGCTTACTGAATAAGGAAGCGATCATCAGATTTGAgtgaattttaataattaacagTGAAATTTTGCCCAAAGTATTAAGAAATCCAGAAATCAGCAGAAAGTACAGCATGAGagcaattaaaatgtaatttaattttggccactttcaaaataattttccaaacaTGCGGTATTTAAGACCAcattgaaaatactttttccaaagaaaactttttccaaataaaatgaaGTAAGAACTTGACAAAATACCCCTACTTATGTTTTTAACAAATTCCAAAGGCCTGGAATTCAGGAGAAAACGGGTTTTGCACCTACATATTTTACAAATTTGATCTGGTATGGCAGCATTCACTTCATGGTTACCCCTCGGGTAGCTGGGATAGGTAAATCTAACACCCCCTAACAGAAATCAAGGTGAAATTAACAGGAGACCAAAATCATAAATCAGCAGCAGTCTTGGAAAATAAAGCTGCACTCTAAATTTTTAGCAGCAGTTTAGGTTTAGGAGTGTAAACCATCCAGTCCACTTATCTCCCAGCACTTACCACAGGCAGTGTAACTGTAAGGCCACACAGCATAAACCAAGCTAAGGAACCTACCCAAATAAGTaacttttttttggtgggttgtTCCTATTGGCAGCACTGAGGGGTACCAGCATGTACATGTTAAACTAAGTCTTAATtctcagaaaacaaattaaattagtCCTCCAGAAAACACGAATTACTACAGCTCACCTTGCTTTATATATGAATCTCAAAATTCACAAGTCACTTCTGCTTTTAGACATTGGCACACATTTTAAACGAAGAGAGTGTTGACTGCTAAGTAAGAAATAGATCTCAGCTTTGTACTTCTAACTACCAAACACCAACTGTATCCATGGGAACTGATGTCTATTCCCTCCTACAGTTTTGTGTCCTTAAATAATCTGTTTGTTAATGCAGCTGTTTTTGCTGATTAAATTCTCTTCCCTAAAGGAgttgaagaaaataatgtttcaaCTCTATTCAAAGTATAGGAATACAGTATTTGCTTTTACAGGTCAAactgtaagggaaaaaaaagcccaccttgttttttttaacattataaTCACAAAAGATTGGACTTATATAAATAAGAGCTTGAATGAAAGCTCAGAAGCGTTTGAGGCCAGGCCTGATgaggcttggaacaacctggtctagcagcagggagctggaactGGATTATCTCTAAGGTCCCTGCCAACCAAAACCAGTCTGTGATGGTCTGAATGGCAACGCACAACTGTCAATGACTCCCATgattttctgagggaaaaaaatacacaccTTTTAAAACTAACTTTAAAATTCCttataaaaatactttcaatGCCCATATTTCCAACTGAGTAGTGAACATCACATATTGATATATCTAGGTACCCTCCCTCATGTACCTATTCTAACAGCTTATTTTATACATGACCACAATGCTTCACTGTTAGAGATAAATTAACAGAGACTTCACAAGTCATAAAATTAAGTTTGTAGGGACTTGGTTCAGACCAACTAAAGGAGGCTTTTCTTTCAGGTAACAAGTCATTGAGCTGCAACAGCAATTTCCCAAAGGATGCATTTCTAATGCTAAAAGTTTTCATAGGATGAGGAGAAAACTGGACCCCGAAATCAGCACATAAGCACAACTACATATGGTCAGAGAAGCCAGAGCTGGAAAGAACCAGAGGCCAGCTGAACATGAGGAACATTGTGCATTCGCTCGGTTTGCTTCCATTCTTACGCTCTGCTATTTCCTTTAGCAGGATACAGCTCCTCTCCGTACACATAAACGTATTCCCGGGAGCAGCAGGAGTCATTCCAGGCGCACCTCGGAGCGATCTCCAGGGCTCACAactgcagggcagccacagccccgctGCATTGCTCGGGCCGGCACGGATCGCAGCAGGACAGCGGGACCCGGCCTCTCGGGACAcgcagggcagccacagccccgctGCACTGCTCGGGCCGGCGCGGATTGTGCAGGACAGCGGGACCCGGCCTCCCGGCATACGCAGGCCAGGAGGGTTTCACGGCCGGGCGGAGTATCCCGAACGTGCCCCGCTGGGACACCTGCGCTTCTGTCGCCTCGCCGGCCCCAGGCCGTGACCTGAGGTGGCTCCTGCCCCGGCTGAGTCCCGCAGCGGGCCCAGGACGCCGCACCGAGCCGGAGCGGGCCCGTTACCGCCCCGTCCCCCCTCCGGCCCCGCGCACGGCGGACTCTACCTGAGGCGAGaaggcggcggcagcgccccgGGCGCTCGAAGCTCGGCCCCGCCCGCGCGGCGCCGACCGGCCGCggcccttcccttccttccgcccttcctcCGCCTCTCGGCGATGCCGGCAGCGCCCGCTCGGTGCCTCCGCCAGCGCCCGCCGCCGCTTCGGGCCGCTCAGTTCGGCGCCGCCATTTTGTCAGTGTCCCCGCCGCGGAGCCGCCCGGATATGGGCAGATCCCGGCCTCCCTCGCGCGGCTCCTGCCGCTCCCGGATGGAGCAGCGGCGgctcccgcccgccccggcggGGAGCGGCTGCGCCCTGTAACCCCTGCGCGCCCGGGCCGGGCAGCCGCACCGCACAGCACAGCGCGGCACGGTACGGCACGGAACTGCGCTGCCGGACACGGCTGGCTTCTCCCGGCCCAGTGCCGGGCACCACGgacaaattcccattttctgattttccgattttctttttatggggGGCGGGAGAGAAAGCTCCGCTGAGCCTCGTGTTTCATCTGATGCCCGAAGGATGGACTCGTTACAGACcaacaggaaggaaaacccACCGGTTAGCATTCGGAGTGATCCATTTCATTTCCATCTTTTGCActttaaataaatttcaaataagCTGCTCTAAGGAGCTCATCGGCAACTCAGTACACCTTGCCCTGCACAGGGACGACcgccctgtccccagtgccccatcCATCTCCAGACACACGGAATGTGCATCAGGTGAGGTGTTCCTGCCACAGCACACCCGGGGCACCCACGCCGACGTGAATTAAAGTACACTCTAGAGGGGTTATGGTGGAAATACCATGTAACACCTCATAACTAACCTGTTCCTGCCCAAATACAGAGGTTTTTCCATCCTTCAGGTTCAATACCCAGGCTCAATCCAAATAAGTTCCCACAAACACATCTAGTTGAATTATTTTAGTAAGTCAGACCACTACTCTTGTGCaaaactttttaataaaaagagaaagggtTCTCTGTAAAAGAAAGCAGGTACAATgctaataaaatttaaaacttttcaaAGATTTCAATAAACCAGACGTGAATTTATGACAAAGACTATGTCTCAAGTTTAGAAACTCTCATTCTTACACCTGAAAACACAGCCAACACATCTGTCAATTATGACTTCTTAATTGCAAACCCCATTTTTCTGTTGGGAGATTTACTGGTGCATTATCAAGTTTTAACATGTAGCATCCATGATAAAGCTGttaataattcaaaataatgtTGCTAGAATGCTTAGATTCCTATAGAACCTTTCACATTTCATAGCTTTAacagttttccttccagctcaTGAACTAACATTAACAGTTATATTCCCCTATATATAAAAActcagcttaaaaaaaacccatctcTTTCAGGTGACATAAAAAGAACTTCCACGAAGCCCACAGTTTCGCTTTAGAAATGATACTTGAAAAATACctttacagggaaaaataaaaattcagcatttaccttttcctgtgttttgatgTATGTGTGTATTATGGACATCACTTGACAGCAAAGATTTTGCCCTTTAGTGACTACTTTCCTGCTTGTCAAAACcaagcaggcagcagggaagaaATGGCATGTAAGCTTGCTCAGTTACCCATCCTGGAGCATCAAGTGACAGCTGTCAGAATGTGAAGCACCTGACTTCTTGCACAGCACCAGGACCaagctgaggctgctcccaCACATGCCAATAACAGACTAGTGAGTAGCATTAGGAATGAACCTGACATTTCCCAGTGGTTCAAGCTGGTCAATGCTTCAAAGGGATATCACAGTCACTTCATGCAAAAAGTTGTCTGTTCACATAAATAGCCTCTGCATCAGTACCATATACCAGGCATGGTCCTAGAACATCTAAGCTATTCACAGACAAAGTCTGGTTTGGAATGAGGTTGGTGATTTCCATGCGGTCTTTGGTCGGATCATTGCTTAGCCAGGCACTTACGACAGACTGGTTCATGGTGCTGTGGGAAAGATAGGCAGTGCTTCTTCCTCCTGAAAGAAGGAACACGAAGTAAGTTTCAAATTCGTTTATATATTCTCAGAATTTGGAGAAACACAGTAGATATGGGTCAGacataatggaaataaaattttacgTTTAAGTCAGTTTTCAGAGTAGCTGAGATGTCATTTCTTTggtaaatgaaggaaaaaatagcttaaaaaatcaagttcttgaaataattacaaaattatCTACCAGCTCTACCCTCAGCTAAGACAAATACATCACAGCAGCTATTAACTCATCTCACTGGAGAGTGTAAGTACCTGCAAGTTTCCCTATACAGATACTAAAGCAAGGGTACAAGAACACAAGTCTGTTTATAGAATGTCTTGCTCTATTTGGGGTTTTCAGCTTTGCTTCAATAACACTTATTCCCTactgctcctccttcccactTTGCAGCAAACGATATACCTATATttgacttttaattttttccacatAACACTTTATGTTCAAACTGAAGTCTCACACTGTAAGACCCATCATTCAGCATAAGATTAGCAGGTGTGAGAAGTGATGCTAAAGGATTTATACTTCATATACTTGCAAACATGCAGAGTCCAACTTGAATTAGTAATCCTATACTTTCCATAGATAAAACTTAACTTTGAATGACAACTTTgaggccaaaggcagcaggtgACATCTGAAAGTTTCCCCACTACTGTCTAATGTGGCAAGGTAGCAGTCTTTGTGATTagaatgtgaaaataaatgcttaTATTAAAAGTCAGTATCATAACTTTAAAATCCTGCCACCATGCAAAAGGATCCAGTTTCATTTATTGAAAGTTTCAATTATTACCCTGAATTGTAAATTCATAATTCTACTATCTCATTAACCTACcaattatttttgtattctaAGTTAGTGTAACTCCCTCAGAGACTCAATAATGTTAGTCAGACTGTCTCTGTTTCTCTTCTACAAACAGATGATTTTTAAGTGAATACAGTCCATCTTTGAAAGCACAGATGTGCCCTTCACACACTGGTCAGAGGGTAGCAGattaaaaacacccaaaccagACCATGAAAAACCCTGCACAACTGTTTGCCATATAAGTAGTTTTTCTCAAGTGCTTATCTAAGAAAAGTGCTTATCTAAGTTTGCTTTCTAAGAAAAGAAAGCTGCTtgtaattttctgtattaagATTGTGTTATTAATTGGGTCATGTGAGAACACTGACTGTAATGATGTTACCAACTCACAAATACAGTGCAGATGGACTTCAAACATCCTTACCTTGATGAAGAAAAGATGGTTTTTCAGATACGTTTGTGGAAGTATCCCAGTGCCAAAGAGATCCATCTTCAGAACACGTGAATAAATGATCAGGGTCAGAGGGATGGAAGTGAACTTCCCACACTGCAAGTATcaagcaaaataatttcaaaacaagTCTCAAGTACTTCAATCAAAGCATTGGGATACCATGATAGAGACATGTGTTTACAAGAACCCATGCCTCCAtcaaaactttcatttttaattttgtgtggGTAGGAAACCCAAAGCCCCATACTAAGTTATATACTGCAGttttccctctgctggcagggggaaagggggtaagaaaaaagaaggaaaaaaaagaaaatactctattttgttgcattttcaGTACTGTGAAAATTGTTGAAGTCTTATCTGAATTCACGCAATTTGCATGTCATCTTCCCTGCAGTTAAGTTTAAATCTGCACATAGCATGCATTCCTTCCCAGGACACACATTACTTTGTGTCTAAATACCACAACTGCAGAAGACATTTAAGTTAGTAAAATGTaatatcaataaatatttttattccttgttATTTAAATGTAGCATCAAATCACAAAATTTTCAGCATAAAATGAATTGCTGTCTTGTTCACATAGTTGCCAGGAAAGTGAGCTATTTcagcactgtggggacaccaaATGAATGTTCAATCTCTCCTTCTTCGTCATGTTTTCAAGTTTGTTAGTATCTGCATTCTGCTTTACTTTATCTGCACTAGCTTCCATGGCTATTTATCACCAACCCTGCTAGAAACAGCCATTCTGATCAAATGCATCTAATAGCTCATTGAAGAATTGCTTACTAAGTCTACTTTTAGTTTAGAGAGAGTTCACTTTCATCTAAAAGCAGTCTCCTATAGAGAGAAGGAAGCCACATTTTCCAGATGAAAACATGGAGCAGTAGTAGGCATCCTGGGAAGAGTATAGAGATGAAGGTTAGTGATACAGAGTGAAGAAGGCCAAGGAGAAGCTGGACCTGAACCTGGCAAAGGAAGGGCTTCTACAGGTATGTCTACAGAAAAGGAAGGTCCAAGAAGGTGTATGTCCCCCAATAATCCATGCTGGAAAGCTGGTAATACTGGACAGGGACAAGGTTGAGCTACTCAACAACTTTCTTGTGTCAGTCTTCAATGGCAACCTCTCTTCCCACACCTCTCCAGTGGGTGGGCTACAAGACAGGGTCTGGGGAAGAAAAGTCCTTCCCACTGTAGAAGAAGTTTATGTTCATGACCACCTAAGGAACCTGAATATACATAAATCTATGAGATTCATCCCAGAGTCCTGAAGGAATTGGATGATGTAGTTGCCAAGCTACTCTCCATGTCTGAAAGGCTATGGCAGTCAGGGGAAGTACTAGGggacagaaaaagggaaagatggGCACAAACCCCTGTTTAAAAAGAGTAGAAAGGAAGATCCTGAGAACTACCAACTTGTCAGCCTCAGCTCTGGTCCTGGGAAAAACATGGAACAAATCCTCCTAGAAGCTATACTAAAACACATGAAGGACAggggcatgtagtgataggacaaaaGGGAATAGCTTTAAACCGACAGTAGGTTTAGATCAGGTTcttaggaaggaattctttactgtgtgggtggtgaggcactggaacaggttttccagagaagctgtgaacgcctcatccctggaaatgttcaaggctgggttggatgggcctctgagcaacctggtcaagTGGAAAGTGCACCTACCCTTGGCAGGGGAAGTTGGAAGTAAACAAGCTTTAAGATctcttctaacccaaaccattccattatTAAATTAAGCAGCAAGTATGTGAGTGTTTTCTACCACAGTTACAACTTATTTTTACAGTAATCAGAAACTTCTCTAAAATGCTACCTTCTTCCCCCTCTCCATTTCAGATACTTACTTTCTGCTTCATGAGCATTTAGCAGGGACACAGGCATAGTACCCTGCCTGATGTCCCATATACTCAGCATTCCATCCTGGCCCCCTGTGGCCACAATATGCTGCTGATTGGGATGCCTATCCACACAGTGCAGTGGAACTCTGTCACCTGccctgcaaagaggaaaaaacaaaacaaccaaataacccaaacacaatttttttatttagcttctctttttcccttcctaaTTCCGCATCATGAGCATTGACAAGTGAGGTACCTGTACTGACAGGACCTTCAGTTCCTGTAACTCTGACCACCCCAGGCTGAAGGCACATGACATCTACTGGAAACCAGAGGTATGGCAATAACATGAAGCTACAATCGGGTTCTGTGCCCTATGGAACATCTACACAGCACCTGACAGCTTTATAGGAGTGAGAAGCCATGCAGGCAAATAATAATCTATACATACCTATAATAATATTATTCTGATGCATGATATAATTATAGGTTTAGTATATACTAAGAGTTAAAAAGGGAGATCAGGCACTAACAAAATCAGGTACCTAAACCACAATCTAGGAACAGCAATGGGAATTATTACACAGACAACAACAGGATAGAAATTTAgcccattttcttttctcacagTACCTTATAAGGCACAAAGTTACCATTCAAAAATACATTCCAAATGCCAGAAACCTTACATTAGGCCtgtgaagaaaagcaaatataaaCAGGTAAAGAGTTTGGGGTTGAGGAttgaaagttttttttctcaaacaAGAGAAGTGCACAGGTATAATAGTCCTTCAAAAGTTAAATCATAAAATGCACCTGCTGAGCACAATGCTGAGTCACAACAGTGGTTCAGCCATTAAGCAGTCTGCCTTTTGCTTATTTAAGTACCAAAAAAgttaaaatcctttaaaaaaataaatcagtaattTACCATCCTGTTGTTAGGAAGCAATTAGGAAAGATTTGAATGAGATTATATAAAGTAGCACATGCTTTTCAGTAAATAAGTAAAAAAGTGGAGCTcttacaaagaaaatatttgagatGGCTCATTTCTTTGCTGTCTGAGGTCCCATATTTTTAACTGTCCAATTGAGTTTACTGTCAAGATCTCAGTTGTGCGAAGGAAAGTCACTGCATGGAGTGTACTGCTGTCTGCATTGTCTGCAAGAGATGAGGAAAGCTTTCAGGTAAACCTGAGGAATGCTAGTCTCCATTTAATTGCAACAAAGTAACTCTTAATAGAAAACAGAACACAGCTGCTTAAACATGTGCATAACCTCTGCAGTGGCAGGGTCAGAGACCCTCTAGTATCTGCAAATACCCTGTGAAAAAGGAGCCCTTCCTTGCTTACTGTATGAAACACTACTGAGACAAATCTGTAAGTAGATGTATTAAATTAGCTCTGGTGATTACAAAACTACTTGTTGATTTGTAAGATTTCTTTTTGTAGTTCCTAGAAGGGGAATTAATTCACCCAAGCTTGTGGTTCTCAAAAGCTAGCACTTATTGACAGAAAGCAGCTATGAAGCTTTTCATAATGGAATTCTAAACCCAAGAAACAGTAACTCTGGCTGATGGCATTAAGCAGTTTTATACAGAAACACTTAATTTACCAACTTCTAGACCTTTTCCGAATTACCAATGTGGTATCAAGTTAAACTCAAATTATGCTGTGCTTGTTAATAACTAAATAGCAAGGCCCTTTTTTTTCAG
Above is a genomic segment from Zonotrichia leucophrys gambelii isolate GWCS_2022_RI chromosome 3, RI_Zleu_2.0, whole genome shotgun sequence containing:
- the NUP43 gene encoding nucleoporin Nup43, with protein sequence MEDVSAKFVSQKISRTRWRPLPAAALQPPDVFATGSWDNEDNRISIWSAGDLGNAGLNGEYHGEPHLLCDIQHNGDVMDMQFLDQERIVVASSTGTVTIFRHHQNNQTLSADHRWAKAHYHVDQDTSCGGAACTGVVCNNPEIVTVGEDGRINLFRADQKDAVRTIDNADSSTLHAVTFLRTTEILTVNSIGQLKIWDLRQQRNEPSQIFSLAGDRVPLHCVDRHPNQQHIVATGGQDGMLSIWDIRQGTMPVSLLNAHEAEMWEVHFHPSDPDHLFTCSEDGSLWHWDTSTNVSEKPSFLHQGGRSTAYLSHSTMNQSVVSAWLSNDPTKDRMEITNLIPNQTLSVNSLDVLGPCLVYGTDAEAIYVNRQLFA